GCCTTCCGTTATTTTGTAGTGGCAATAGATATAGAAGCTGATGAGACTTTCTGTGGGGAAGCAGATCCAAAGGAGTATTTTGATTGGGAGGAGAGGATGAAGTGTGTTTTTGTGAGCCGGGATTATACGGAAGGTATGAAAGTAAAACGAGCTTGTAGTGAGTTTACCAACTATGCCGCTACTTGGTTAGATAAATTGGTATTGGGTAGGAGACGATGTGAAGAAGACCCTATAATCACGTGAGATGAGATGAAAAGGGATATGAGGAAACGATTTGTTCTTAATTACTATGTTATAAGAGTTGATAGAAGAAGTAAACGTGTTGTGGACCTCGTCAAAGTTTCCTCCCCTCCATTCATCCACCCAAAGGTAGGGGGTTGAACCAACTTTGAAAACTTCTTCGTTGCTACAAATTTAAATCAGTTTTTATGTAAATACTTacacaataaatttaaaatatttataacaattaatttaaaatatttataattgttAAAGTGTGAATTTGTTTTTCGTAGGTTGTAATTATTTCTCGAAAATATATGATCTTAACAAAAAATTGTGCGACTAAATTAGTTTTTCGTAGGTTGTAATTATTTCTCGAAAATATATGATCTTAACAAAAAATTGTGCGACTATGTTTATCATATTGGTGTTTTGTGTTAAGAGAGAACCGAAGTTTCCAGAAAACTCGTATTCAAGTAagatgttttttaaaaaaatttttactATGTTTCACaatattttcttgatttttcagATCGAGGGTGAtatgataattttttaaatttacaaCCTAAAATGAAAATCTGAAACATATAGACataaatatctaaatattcaatataataataaatttgacataaaaataacaTTGAAATTTACTTGCTATAGAAGGCTTCATGATGATGAAAAACATCACAGATAATGTTACAAAGACTAATTAATCCAACATCACATCATTTGTTGCCATAGAGCTTTAAGCCAACTGCCTGTATACAAATGCAGTGCCTATAAATAAACTTCAGTGAAGCAAATATGAAACTACAACTGTTCTAAATGAAAGCTCGTAAAACACGATTCATTTAGACCGCGCTTCAGTTAATACCACTCTCACAAGCACTCATACAACTAGTGTTTCATTTGAAATTGAGTCATCTTCATAGACCTCAGATTTGATTAACAAAAGCATCTGGGGATTCCTGAGTCCTGAATTCCCACACTTGTTATTTCTCAATGCAGTACCCTCAGTTAGCAAGACTACTTCACTTAAACTAAAGCTCAACTCAGGGGAAATAGCCAAATTATGGTTTTATCCATGAACACACCCGGAAGAATAAAGGAGAAAACGAAGAAGTATGTTCGAAATTAATATTTCAGTTAAACACATGTTCATGTTGATCAggcattaggtaacaaaaattctCAAGACTAACATAAGAaacatatgatattttttttcccCAAAGGATCAAAGTTATGCccctagctctgataccatgttgaaATTGCTTGTTCCAAAAGATCAAGTTAACAGTAAGGTGGGCACAATCATGTTTTTCATTCAACAATAATTAGAGGGCCAAGCATAAAAAAACATGTACTATGGAGATATAATTGTTTACACTCTTTCTAACTCAATGTTGTGTTTATCGAATTGCTCTTTCAACTCAGACCTCCATCCTTGAATCAGTTTCTCTTGCTTCTTAATCAACTCGGCCTTTACTTTCAACTCTTCTTCCATCATAGCAATTTCCTGAAAATAATATTACTAGACGATATCCATAAAATCTAATCATGACAATCATAGTTACTTCCTCGGGTTATCTGTTATGGCCACAAGCCCTTTTAGCCCTCCAAACCGAGTACAAAAGGAAGGTGCATTAGGATAGTGGAGCCATTAGAAGAGGGAGATAGAGAAAATGGAATAAATAGTGAGGCGAATAGCTGGACGGTAGTGAGAATTTTGTTTTTGTAAAGAGTGTTCTAGATTGTTAATATTCATTGTTTTCTAGTGTTATTTTTATTGCAagtaataaataatcaaatttttttttgcgGACTTATGGTCCTAACATTACCTTCCTTAAGGTTTCTTCTCTTGTAGGCGGATCATCACGCTGCAAACTGATAAAGTAGAGCTGAAGCTTTTTTGCCGCCTCCATGAAATCTCTAGCATGTCTTTCCACATCAACTAAAAAACAATTGAGAAATGTAATTTCCAAGTCAACAAAGAGCATTGCGCAGCTAACTCaccttaaatttaattaattattcacGAATACAGTGTATGGATGAATTAAAAAGCGAGGAAAGGCGGTCAACCAACCAGAATTTCATTATGCAAGACGATCACCGAGCAACATACACAAGCCCAAGCTTTCTTATTCAACTGAATAAGATACATACAAATTgaacattttcttttatggGCTAGCAACTATTGTATTTTTATTCAGTAAAATTTTTTCTGAACCGACATCGCTTAAAGTATCTCATAACAAAAGTCACAAAGAAACTAGTGTTAAAGTAGATGCTCAGCGAACTAACTTGTGACTtagattttattgactcttatgtaaaacaatctttattttaaaaatatttatgattttatctaattatgaaatttattttGTAGCTATATCAATGCAAGCTGCATAAATAAAATCTTTGAATCTACTATAAGTACCATGAGGTCCATGAGTCATGTagatcatgaaattcattaggaagtgtactgtattcctagttgattcagccACCTAATACAAGGATAAAGGACGCTCGAGGTTGAAACTAACATCTAAGATGAAAATGCCACATTTCATTGGTAAGTACATGTGGGTGTTCATTCATAAAGATGGGTGATCAGTTGATGAGGCATTGAACAACTATCTTTCGAACTGTCCAaatggttatcacttatcgagtagaataatccgcagttatggttgtacatgaTTAGTCCTTTCACCCGGGACAACATGGAAGGTTCTACGTAACaacatgcactttgatccgtttaccgactccattgaaGATTAataggtggcgaggttgggtgtcgTTTCGAAACACGTAGGAATCTttgcattgtagttggggattcatCATTTGCCTATgagtgaagatatcctatgtgatatgatgagttaatagtgcaaggagtctccgTCCAAAGAAGGACATGTACTTTAGGAAAATGTGTTTTCTTAGCTGCACATATGTtgtcactattattactcaaagatacatctAATTGTTATCGAATTGATTTGCAACCCTCGATGTACCAATGATTGCAGACTGCTAATTAAGTTAGGGTAATGAAACATCTAGTTTTAATGAAGGAGTTCACAAATGTGCCAAAAATGAATCaattgaaattttcatttttcattatatgaacgaaATTTATACCCTCGATATATCAGCAATGTCTGATCGTCaatcgggattatgatgagttcagaattatttatttaataaatttaaaatatactaattaaataataaattagtgaTATTAACTAATAAATATAACATTCTCATTAAATATCCTAGAAGAGTATAGAATTaatcaattaataattaattaagtaattaaataatatttatttaattttatatatgtgtgtatatatatatatgtatgtatatatatcatgcatttaTCAAAAGTTGAATATGCATGGtattttaaagaataaaaaaaacatatgagACTTTTTAAATAATGGAAATAAAAAATCTTGATAAGAATAGAATCTTGGTAGGATTGAAATAATAAGTTTATTAAATACATGTTATCGAAGAATTGATTAACACACAATAAACACAAGAAGAAAAAATCAAGTCTAGATTTTCTCAATCTCTCCActttaagaaaagaaaaaaaatggcgCTCCCCTTTGGGAAGAGGCACGACCGTGCAACTCCACACGCCACCGTGCACCGTCGCTACATTGTTGCCGCCCCACACCACCGCCAGAGTTATCCAATTCCGGCGATCTAATCTCGACGCGAATTTCTCCTAGATTTCTAATACAATCTAGGAAATGAAGTCTCTAATCATGTCTTAATAGAAAATTGAAGAAAGTTCGCAAATATTTACAAGAAGAACTATTACCGCCTAAACACCGGGATAGTTGGAGTCAGCGTTAAATACCAAAAGATATATCAAATTTAAACGCCTTATTAATAGTTTTAAATCACCTGACGCCCAAGAAACgtcaaaacaaattttttaaaatttccgcTTACCCGTAGATATGCAAGAAAATTGCACTCAACAACTAGATCAACTTCCCACTCTGAAAACACTTATAGATAATTAGATTGCTACCTAATATACTAATTTTTTTCACGTCTGAAGCAGAAAATATTAACTTCCTCAATTCATGTGTTAACCATTTGCATCACCGTCTTCCTTGACCTTCTGTGTTCAACCCGTTCTCATAACCAGAGAATAAATGGAAAAAACAAATCTTTTATTCAAAAGGAGAGGTAAAACACGCAAGCATGATGGTAACTTACTCTGATGAGAAGGATGGGGAGAACGGTCAATTGCTTGAAGTTCTCTAGCAGGTAAGCACGGTAACAAAGCGGCTTCCAACGCCATCACGTAGGATATCATGTCTTCCTTCGACGAAGGATCAGTGGCATTTAAAGATTCATGCTGTTGTCTTTCAGCCATACCAATCTTCAAACAAACCAATACACAACCTGGAGAGAAAACACAGGGCgactgaaattaaaatataaagttCACGATTCGCCATAAAAGCAATAAAATTTCAATTGAATCCATGTTGATGGATGAAATGAAGGAACCCAATAAAAGAAACAACGGAATGATCAAAGAAACATAGCAACAAACACATGGCATGCAGACAGCAGATTATCCGTGGCGGAAGCTAACAGAAAGGGTAACAAGATGAGTTACAAGACTCTGTCTGCCATAAATATGTCCTCTACATGGGAAATCACTCCATT
This window of the Primulina tabacum isolate GXHZ01 chromosome 4, ASM2559414v2, whole genome shotgun sequence genome carries:
- the LOC142543256 gene encoding mediator of RNA polymerase II transcription subunit 28-like, with amino-acid sequence MAERQQHESLNATDPSSKEDMISYVMALEAALLPCLPARELQAIDRSPHPSHQIDVERHARDFMEAAKKLQLYFISLQRDDPPTREETLRKEIAMMEEELKVKAELIKKQEKLIQGWRSELKEQFDKHNIELERV